From Verrucomicrobiota bacterium:
AACGTCGTCCCATCAGCCATCTTGAAAACGTATTCGATCATAAATCAGGACGTAAGGTTACGCCTTTAGTGGAAAAAGCAAAAAAACTTCTCGCAGCAATTTCTTGTCGTCACCAAACGCCGTTTATCCACCGCGAGGGCGAGGGCACTGAACTAACTGATAGGAATTTGCTTTTGGGCACATTGGATGCTTTCACTGGTCGCGTTGCGGTAACCTGGGCATTCAAGGCTTCGCTGTGTTGGTTGCCCAGTTCCGCAAGTTGCTCGACTTTTAACATGTTTCAAATTTCAGTTAATATTTTCCACAACACACTACGGCCCTTCGACGCGCGAGCTGTTCACATGCTTCGAAACCCGCGTGCAGGACATTTTATCAGGATCATACGGGCATAAAATGGCGGCCAATTTCTGAACGCGGCTCGCCGGATCAAGCCACAACTCATAATCCTCAGGCTTCAGAATTACGGGCATGCGGTCATGCAGAGTCGCCACCAGCGTATTTGCCCCGGTGGTAAGGATGGTAAACGTCTCCAATGGCGATGCCTCTTGCGTTGTGGCAAAGAGTTCCTGCTGCGAAGCCGCACTTGGTTGCCATCGTTCCCACAGGCCAGCAAAACAAAATGCCTGCCCATCCTTCAGGGTAAAGTAGTGGGGCAGTTTTCCCGACGACGTGCTCATCCATTCGTAAAATCCGTCTGCCGGAATCAGGCAACGGCGACTCCGCCACGCGTTTCGAAAGCTGGCTTGCTCCATCACGGTCTCCATCCGGGCATTTATTAACTTGCTACCTGGCTTTTCGTCTTTCGCCCAGGCAGGCACCAAACCCCAGCGGAGCAGCCGCAATTCAGTGGCATGCCCCTCTCGAACCACCACTGGCGCATGTTGGTGAGGCGCGATGTTATAGCGCGGCGCATATGCCCTCAGCAGGTTAACGCAAACGATCAATCTCACCACTTCGGCGATTTCGCGGGTCAATGTATATCGCGCGCACATTTCACAAAGATTAACGCAAGGACATCAAGACACAAACAACTTTCAGATTCGGTTACGGGGTCATTCATAGTTTTTCCTGTTTTTCACGATACCTCC
This genomic window contains:
- a CDS encoding SOS response-associated peptidase, translating into MCARYTLTREIAEVVRLIVCVNLLRAYAPRYNIAPHQHAPVVVREGHATELRLLRWGLVPAWAKDEKPGSKLINARMETVMEQASFRNAWRSRRCLIPADGFYEWMSTSSGKLPHYFTLKDGQAFCFAGLWERWQPSAASQQELFATTQEASPLETFTILTTGANTLVATLHDRMPVILKPEDYELWLDPASRVQKLAAILCPYDPDKMSCTRVSKHVNSSRVEGP